Proteins encoded together in one Mus caroli chromosome 4, CAROLI_EIJ_v1.1, whole genome shotgun sequence window:
- the Rars2 gene encoding probable arginine--tRNA ligase, mitochondrial isoform X2: MQFGLLGTGFQLFGYEEKLQTNPLQHLFDVYVQVNKEATDDKNVTKLAHEFFHRLEMGDTQALSLWQRFRDLSIEEYTQIYKRLGIYFDEYSGESFYREKSQDVLKLLDSKGLLQKTAKGNVVVDLSGTGDLSSVCTVMRSDGTSLYATRDLAAAIHRMDKYNFDTMIYVADKGQRRHFQQVFQLLEMMGYDWAERCQHVPFGIVKGMKTRRGDVTFLEDVLNEVQSRMLQNMASIKTTKQLENPQETAERVGLAAVIIQDFRGALLSDYQFSWDRVFQSRGDTGVFLQYTHARLCSLEETFGCGYLNDLNVACLQEPQSVSILQHLLRFDEVLYMSSQDLQPKHIVSYLLTLSHLAAVAHKTLQVKASPPDVAGARLHLFKAVRSVLANGMKLLGITPVCRM; this comes from the exons GTTTATGTACAAGTTAATAAAGAAGCAACAGatgataaaaatgtaacaaaattggCACACGAATTCTTCCACCGACTAGAAATGGGTGACACGCAGGCACTGTCACTGTGGCAGAGATTCCGAGACTTGAGCATTGAAGAGTACACCCAGATTTACAAG CGTCTTGGAATATACTTTGATGAATATTCAGGAGAATCATTTTATCGTGAAAAATCTCAAGATGTCTTAAAGTTGCTTGACAGCAAAGGACTTCTACAGAAAACAGC AAAGGGAAATGTTGTAGTAGATCTCTCTGGGACTGGAGACCTCTCTTCTGTCTGCACTGTGATGCGAAGTGATGGAACCTCTCTCTATGCAACCAG gGACCTTGCAGCTGCTATACATCGCATGGACAAGTACAATTTTGACACAATGATTTATGTC gcAGACAAAGGGCAAAGAAGGCATTTTCAGCAAGTGTTCCAACTGCTGGAGATGATGGGATACGACTGGGCGGAAAG GTGCCAGCATGTACCCTTCGGGATAGTAAAGGGAATGAAGACTCGAAGAGGAGATGTCACTTTTCTGGAAGATGTCTTAAATGAGGTTCAATCAAGGATGCTACAGAACATGGCTTCCATTAAGA CCACAAAACAATTGGAGaaccctcaggagacagcagagaggGTGGGGCTTGCCGCTGTCATCATCCAG GACTTCAGAGGCGCGCTCTTATCCGACTATCAGTTCAGTTGGGATCGTGTTTTCCAGAGTCGTGGGGACACTGGAGTCTTCCTGCAGTACACCCATGCCCGCCTCTGTAG TTTGGAAGAGACTTTTGGATGTGGGTATCTCAATGACTTGAATGTTGCTTGTTTACAAGAGCCGCAGTCTGTTTCGATTCTCCAGCATCTTCTCAG GTTCGATGAGGTACTTTACATGTCGTCTCAGGACCTACAGCCGAAGCACATTGTTAGCTACCTCCTAACTCTAAG TCACCTTGCAGCTGTGGCACATAAAACACTCCAGGTGAAAGCCAGTCCTCCTGATGTGGCTGGG GCCAGACTTCACCTTTTCAAAGCCGTCCGTTCTGTCTTAGCCAATGGAATGAAACTTCTTGGAATTACACCTGTATGTAGAATGTAA